One window of the Lactobacillus sp. PV034 genome contains the following:
- the rnr gene encoding ribonuclease R, with the protein MAQNERLLAEIYETFRHNPQEQYDVDQLEKELSKHNKFEFSDLVKSLTFLEHEKKIITNGKGKYQLNQENIIVEGLFKANDKGFGFVRLDDEKAEDVFVDKHNTRYAIDGDRVQVTIIAGANPWNGKGPEGKVNEILAHGVENLVGEYHPYSDDLVAKYGYIGYITSENRKLKRFKINIEDTGLKPQMGDMVQVSLKDYPNEDHPDEMTAVAIKTLGNKNDPGVDIMSIVVDNEIRIEWPTEAMEQANSIPDHVTDADKKGRIDITDQPAVTIDGDDSKDFDDAVVLWKLPNGNYHLGVHIADVSHYVTENSPLDQEAFKRGNSTYLVDRVIPMLPFRLSNGICSLNEGVERLVLSCDMEITPDGQRVKYSIHPSVMKSHGRLTYNKVNQTLDPNQEDPKEEKYRKLKPMLEEMAKLHEALYKQRHLRGAIDFEEPEAKIKVDAQGKPVDIILRERGTAEKMIESFMLIANETVAQDYYKKNVPFLYRVHETPDEEKMKTFFEFVSAFGLHVTADPAHVSPKDLQKIISKTEGTPEEAVVEMMMLRSLKQAHYSPDPLGHFGLAAKDYTHFTSPIRRYSDLMVHRMIHTYADEGKKEKIQDHFKSQLPEVAEQTSSQERRSIDAERGVNDLKMTEYMADKVGQVFDAIVSSVTSFGMFIQLPNTVEGLIHISNLNDDYYNFNEKSMTLTGRNSHKEFKVGMPIKVKLIRADVEQHQLDFEIYDPNAPKTHNNRRGRNFERSYSRNRNNRNSGGKNNRFTIHKRREAKNSFKKKS; encoded by the coding sequence ATGGCACAAAATGAACGATTATTAGCAGAAATTTATGAAACTTTCCGCCATAATCCCCAAGAACAATATGATGTAGATCAATTAGAAAAAGAATTAAGTAAACATAATAAATTTGAGTTTTCTGATCTTGTAAAGTCATTAACTTTTTTAGAACATGAGAAAAAAATTATTACAAATGGTAAAGGAAAATATCAGCTCAATCAAGAGAATATAATTGTTGAAGGCCTCTTCAAGGCTAATGATAAAGGTTTTGGCTTCGTTAGATTAGATGATGAAAAAGCTGAGGATGTATTTGTAGATAAGCATAATACTAGGTATGCGATCGATGGTGATAGAGTTCAAGTCACTATCATTGCAGGCGCAAATCCTTGGAATGGAAAAGGCCCTGAAGGAAAAGTCAATGAGATTTTAGCACATGGTGTGGAAAATCTTGTGGGTGAATATCATCCCTATAGTGATGACTTAGTAGCAAAATACGGTTATATTGGATATATAACAAGTGAAAATCGTAAGCTTAAACGATTTAAAATTAATATCGAGGATACCGGTTTAAAGCCACAAATGGGTGATATGGTTCAAGTTTCTTTAAAAGATTACCCTAATGAAGATCATCCAGATGAAATGACTGCAGTTGCAATTAAAACACTTGGTAATAAGAATGATCCTGGTGTGGATATTATGTCAATTGTTGTCGACAATGAAATTCGCATAGAATGGCCAACTGAGGCGATGGAACAAGCTAATAGCATTCCTGATCATGTTACTGATGCAGATAAAAAAGGACGTATTGATATTACTGATCAACCAGCAGTAACAATTGATGGGGATGATTCTAAGGACTTTGACGATGCCGTAGTTTTATGGAAATTACCAAATGGAAATTATCATTTAGGTGTACACATTGCAGATGTCTCCCATTATGTAACTGAAAATTCTCCACTTGATCAAGAAGCATTCAAACGAGGAAATAGTACCTATTTAGTTGATCGTGTAATTCCGATGTTACCATTTCGTCTATCAAATGGTATTTGTTCCTTAAATGAAGGAGTAGAACGTTTAGTACTTTCTTGTGATATGGAAATTACACCAGATGGACAACGAGTTAAATATAGCATCCATCCTTCGGTGATGAAGTCACATGGACGTTTAACCTATAATAAGGTAAATCAAACTTTGGATCCAAATCAAGAAGATCCAAAGGAAGAAAAATACCGCAAGTTAAAACCAATGCTTGAAGAAATGGCAAAATTGCATGAAGCATTATATAAGCAACGTCATTTAAGGGGAGCAATTGATTTTGAAGAACCTGAAGCGAAGATTAAAGTTGATGCTCAAGGTAAACCAGTGGATATTATTCTTCGTGAACGTGGCACAGCTGAAAAAATGATTGAATCATTTATGTTAATCGCAAATGAAACCGTAGCTCAAGATTACTACAAGAAGAACGTACCTTTCTTATACCGTGTTCACGAAACGCCTGATGAAGAAAAAATGAAGACGTTCTTTGAATTTGTTAGTGCTTTTGGACTTCACGTAACAGCTGATCCAGCCCATGTTAGTCCAAAAGATTTACAAAAGATTATCAGTAAGACTGAAGGAACACCTGAAGAGGCAGTAGTGGAAATGATGATGCTTCGTAGCTTGAAACAAGCGCACTATTCACCAGATCCTTTAGGACATTTTGGGTTAGCTGCTAAAGATTATACTCACTTTACCTCACCAATTAGACGTTATTCAGATTTAATGGTACACCGTATGATTCATACTTATGCTGATGAAGGTAAGAAGGAAAAAATTCAGGATCATTTCAAATCCCAATTACCTGAAGTGGCTGAACAAACCTCAAGCCAAGAACGTCGTTCAATTGATGCTGAACGTGGTGTAAATGACCTTAAGATGACAGAATACATGGCTGATAAGGTTGGCCAAGTATTTGATGCAATAGTATCATCCGTTACAAGTTTTGGTATGTTTATTCAGTTGCCTAATACCGTTGAAGGCTTAATTCATATCTCTAACTTAAACGATGATTATTACAACTTTAATGAAAAATCAATGACTCTAACTGGACGTAATTCTCATAAAGAATTTAAAGTTGGAATGCCTATTAAAGTTAAATTAATTCGTGCAGATGTTGAACAACATCAATTGGATTTTGAGATATATGATCCAAATGCACCAAAGACTCATAATAATCGTCGAGGACGCAATTTCGAGAGAAGCTATTCAAGAAATAGAAATAATCGTAATTCTGGTGGTAAAAATAATAGATTTACTATTCATAAGCGTCGTGAAGCAAAAAATTCTTTTAAAAAGAAGAGTTAA
- the secG gene encoding preprotein translocase subunit SecG: MYNLTMTLIIIVSILIIIATLMQPQKQQDALNALSGGAVFSGQSKKRGFEALMERITGVLLVIFFVLAIILATLSSK, encoded by the coding sequence TTGTATAACCTAACCATGACGTTAATAATTATCGTTAGTATTTTAATTATTATTGCAACGTTGATGCAACCACAAAAACAACAAGATGCCTTAAATGCGTTATCAGGTGGTGCTGTATTTAGCGGCCAATCTAAAAAGCGTGGTTTTGAGGCTTTAATGGAAAGAATTACTGGTGTATTACTAGTTATTTTCTTTGTATTAGCGATTATTTTAGCGACATTATCATCTAAGTAA
- the eno gene encoding phosphopyruvate hydratase, protein MSVITDIHAREVLDSRGNPTVEAEVYTELGGFGRAIVPSGASTGEHEAVELRDGDKSRFDGNGVLTAVENVNGEIAKAVIGLDVTDQRLIDQTMIDLDGTPNKGRLGANAILSVSLAAARAAADELGLPLYEYLGGPNGHVLPTPMMNVLNGGKHADNNVDIQEFMIMPVGAKSLHEAVRMGAETFHTLKSILKERGESTAVGDEGGFAPNLANNEEPFELLVEAIQRAGYKPGEDISIAFDCAASEFYNKETKKYVTIADGRDYSAEEWTSLIEDWVDKYPIISVEDPLDENDWEGWKTFTDRLGKKIQIVGDDLFVTNTNYLKKGIQMGVANAILIKVNQIGTLTETFDAIEMAKQASYTAIVSHRSGESEDTSIADLVVGTNAGQIKTGSMSRTDRMAKYNQLMRIEEALGSTGQYLGIHSFYNLHKQF, encoded by the coding sequence ATGTCTGTAATTACTGATATTCACGCACGTGAAGTTCTTGATTCACGTGGTAACCCAACTGTTGAAGCTGAAGTTTATACTGAATTAGGTGGCTTTGGCCGCGCTATTGTTCCATCAGGTGCTTCAACTGGTGAACATGAAGCCGTTGAATTACGTGATGGTGATAAGTCACGTTTTGATGGTAATGGTGTATTAACTGCTGTTGAAAACGTTAATGGCGAAATTGCAAAGGCTGTAATTGGTTTAGATGTAACTGATCAACGTCTTATTGATCAAACTATGATTGATTTAGATGGTACTCCTAACAAGGGTCGTCTAGGTGCTAACGCTATTTTATCTGTTTCTTTAGCTGCTGCACGTGCTGCTGCTGATGAATTAGGTCTCCCATTATATGAATACTTAGGCGGACCTAATGGTCACGTTTTACCAACCCCAATGATGAATGTTCTTAATGGTGGTAAACACGCTGATAACAATGTTGATATTCAAGAATTTATGATTATGCCTGTTGGTGCAAAATCATTACATGAAGCTGTACGTATGGGTGCAGAAACTTTCCACACTTTGAAGAGTATTCTTAAAGAACGTGGCGAATCAACTGCTGTTGGTGATGAAGGTGGTTTTGCACCAAACTTAGCAAATAACGAAGAACCATTTGAATTATTGGTAGAAGCAATTCAACGTGCTGGTTATAAACCAGGTGAAGATATTTCTATTGCCTTCGACTGTGCTGCTTCTGAATTTTACAACAAAGAAACTAAGAAGTATGTAACTATTGCTGATGGACGTGATTACTCAGCAGAAGAATGGACTTCATTAATCGAAGACTGGGTTGACAAGTACCCAATTATTTCTGTTGAAGATCCATTGGACGAAAACGATTGGGAAGGTTGGAAGACTTTTACTGACCGTTTAGGTAAGAAGATTCAAATTGTTGGTGATGACTTATTTGTAACAAATACCAACTACTTGAAGAAGGGTATTCAAATGGGCGTTGCTAACGCTATCTTAATTAAAGTTAACCAAATTGGTACTTTAACTGAAACATTTGATGCCATTGAAATGGCAAAACAAGCTAGCTACACTGCTATTGTTTCTCACCGTTCAGGTGAAAGTGAAGATACTTCAATTGCTGACTTAGTTGTAGGTACTAACGCTGGTCAAATTAAGACTGGTTCAATGTCAAGAACTGATAGAATGGCTAAGTACAACCAATTAATGCGTATTGAAGAAGCTTTAGGCTCAACTGGTCAATACTTAGGTATCCACAGTTTCTACAACTTACACAAGCAATTCTAA
- the tpiA gene encoding triose-phosphate isomerase → MRTPIIAGNWKLHMNPEQTAEFVKAVKGKLPDPSKVESVIAAPAVDLYVLAENAKGTNLHTGAENAYFEVEGAFTGETSPKVLNEMGIDYCIIGHSERRGYFHETDEDINKKAKALFANGVTPIICCGESLETREANKQEEWVVSQIKAALDGLTAEQVSKVVIAYEPIWAIGTGKTASADQAEEMCKTIRETVKDLYNEETAENVRIQYGGSVKPANIKELMAKPDIDGGLVGGASLDPESYLELVNYQD, encoded by the coding sequence ATGCGTACACCAATTATTGCTGGTAACTGGAAATTACATATGAACCCGGAACAAACTGCTGAATTTGTTAAGGCAGTTAAAGGTAAATTACCAGATCCATCTAAAGTTGAATCTGTCATTGCTGCACCTGCAGTTGACCTTTATGTTTTAGCAGAAAATGCTAAGGGTACTAACTTACATACTGGTGCAGAAAATGCTTATTTTGAAGTTGAAGGTGCTTTTACTGGTGAAACTTCACCTAAAGTATTGAACGAAATGGGTATTGATTATTGTATTATTGGCCACTCAGAAAGAAGAGGCTACTTCCACGAAACTGATGAAGATATTAACAAGAAAGCTAAGGCTTTATTTGCTAATGGCGTAACCCCAATTATTTGTTGTGGTGAATCTCTTGAAACTCGTGAAGCTAATAAGCAAGAAGAATGGGTAGTTAGTCAAATTAAGGCTGCACTTGATGGTTTAACTGCAGAACAAGTATCAAAAGTTGTTATTGCCTATGAACCAATCTGGGCAATCGGTACTGGTAAAACCGCTTCTGCTGATCAAGCTGAAGAAATGTGCAAGACCATTCGTGAAACTGTTAAGGATCTTTACAATGAAGAAACTGCTGAAAATGTTCGTATCCAATACGGTGGTTCTGTAAAACCTGCTAATATTAAGGAATTAATGGCTAAACCTGATATTGATGGTGGTTTAGTTGGTGGTGCTTCATTAGATCCAGAATCTTACTTAGAATTAGTTAACTACCAAGATTAA
- a CDS encoding phosphoglycerate kinase produces MAKLIVSDLKNELKGKKVLVRVDFNVPIKDGVIGDDNRIVAALPTIKYIIDNGGKAILLSHLGRVKSDADKKELSLKPVAERLSELLNKPVTFVPENEGKEVEETIDNMKDGDVVVLENTRFQDIDNDFGKRESKNDPKLGEYWASLGDIFVNDAFGTAHRSHASNVGIAEAMKKAGKPAAAGYLLEKEIQFLGDAVENPVHPFVTILGGAKVSDKIGVIENLIPKSDHILIGGGMAYTFLAAQGHKIGKSLFEEDKLDLAKELLEKAGDKIVLPVDNVAATEFSNDAPHEVVGDDIPDNMMGLDIGPKTVAKFKDILKDAKTVVWNGPMGAFEMPNYAEGTLEVGRALAELKDAVTIIGGGDSTAAAKQLGIAPKISHISTGGGASLNYLEGKELPGIACVSDK; encoded by the coding sequence ATGGCTAAATTAATTGTTTCTGATCTTAAAAATGAACTTAAGGGCAAAAAAGTTCTTGTTCGTGTAGACTTTAATGTTCCTATTAAAGATGGTGTTATTGGTGATGATAACCGTATTGTTGCTGCTTTGCCAACTATTAAGTACATCATTGATAATGGTGGAAAGGCTATCTTATTAAGTCACTTGGGTCGTGTAAAGAGTGATGCAGATAAGAAGGAATTATCATTAAAGCCAGTTGCAGAACGTTTAAGTGAATTATTAAATAAGCCTGTAACCTTTGTTCCTGAAAATGAAGGTAAAGAAGTAGAAGAAACTATCGATAATATGAAAGATGGAGATGTAGTTGTTCTTGAAAACACTAGATTCCAAGATATCGATAATGACTTTGGTAAACGTGAATCTAAGAATGATCCAAAACTTGGCGAATACTGGGCAAGTTTAGGTGACATCTTTGTTAACGATGCTTTTGGTACTGCACACAGAAGTCACGCATCTAATGTAGGTATTGCTGAAGCTATGAAGAAAGCTGGTAAGCCTGCTGCCGCTGGTTACTTACTTGAAAAAGAAATTCAATTCTTAGGTGATGCTGTTGAAAACCCTGTTCACCCATTTGTAACCATTTTGGGTGGGGCTAAGGTTTCTGATAAGATTGGTGTTATTGAAAACTTAATTCCTAAGTCAGATCACATTTTAATTGGTGGTGGTATGGCTTATACTTTCTTAGCAGCACAAGGCCACAAGATTGGTAAATCATTATTTGAAGAAGATAAATTAGATCTTGCCAAGGAATTACTTGAAAAGGCTGGCGACAAGATTGTTTTACCTGTAGATAACGTTGCTGCAACTGAATTTTCAAATGATGCTCCTCACGAAGTTGTTGGCGATGATATTCCTGATAACATGATGGGCTTAGATATTGGTCCTAAGACTGTTGCTAAATTTAAGGATATTCTTAAGGATGCTAAGACTGTTGTTTGGAATGGACCTATGGGTGCATTTGAAATGCCAAACTATGCTGAAGGTACTTTAGAAGTAGGTCGTGCTTTAGCTGAATTGAAGGATGCTGTAACTATTATTGGTGGTGGTGACTCAACTGCAGCTGCTAAGCAATTAGGTATTGCTCCAAAGATTAGCCACATTTCTACTGGTGGTGGTGCTTCACTTAACTATCTTGAAGGTAAGGAATTACCTGGTATCGCTTGCGTTTCAGATAAGTAA
- the gap gene encoding type I glyceraldehyde-3-phosphate dehydrogenase — MTVKIGINGFGRIGRLAFRRIMDLGEKSKDIEVVAINDLTTPSLLAHLLKYDSTHGTFDHEVSSTDDAIVVDGKEYRVYAEPQAQNIPWVKNDGVDFVLECTGFYTSKAKSEAHLKAGAKRVLISAPAGNDLKTIVYGVNQDTLTPDDKIVSAGSCTTNSLAPMVNALQNEFGIEVGTMTTIHAYTSTQMLLDGPVRGGNLRSARAAAINIIPHSTGAAKAIGLVIPELNGKLNGHAQRVPVPDGSVTELVTILGKSVTADEVNEAMKKYESPSFAYNDHNIVSTDVLGMTAGSIFDPTQTMVTTAGDKQLVKTVAWYDNEYSFTCQMVRTLLKFATL; from the coding sequence ATGACAGTTAAAATTGGTATTAACGGTTTCGGCCGTATCGGACGTTTAGCATTCCGTCGTATTATGGATTTAGGCGAAAAGTCTAAGGATATCGAAGTTGTTGCAATTAACGACTTAACTACTCCTTCACTTTTAGCACACTTACTTAAGTACGACTCAACTCATGGTACTTTTGACCACGAAGTTTCATCTACTGATGACGCTATCGTAGTTGATGGTAAAGAATACCGTGTTTACGCAGAACCACAAGCACAAAACATTCCATGGGTTAAGAACGATGGTGTTGACTTCGTTCTTGAATGTACTGGTTTCTACACTAGCAAGGCTAAGTCAGAAGCTCACCTTAAAGCTGGTGCAAAGAGAGTTTTAATTTCTGCTCCTGCAGGTAACGATCTTAAGACTATTGTTTACGGTGTTAACCAAGATACTTTAACTCCAGATGACAAGATCGTTTCAGCTGGTTCATGTACTACTAACTCATTAGCTCCAATGGTTAATGCTTTACAAAATGAATTCGGCATTGAAGTTGGTACTATGACTACTATTCACGCTTACACTTCAACCCAAATGCTTTTGGATGGTCCTGTACGTGGTGGTAACTTACGTTCTGCACGTGCTGCTGCAATCAACATTATTCCTCACTCAACTGGTGCTGCAAAGGCTATTGGTCTTGTTATCCCAGAATTGAACGGCAAGTTGAATGGTCACGCACAACGTGTTCCAGTTCCAGATGGTTCAGTTACTGAATTAGTTACTATTTTAGGCAAGAGCGTAACTGCTGACGAAGTTAATGAAGCTATGAAGAAGTACGAAAGTCCTTCATTTGCATACAACGACCACAACATCGTTTCAACTGATGTTTTAGGTATGACTGCTGGTTCAATCTTTGACCCAACTCAAACTATGGTTACTACTGCAGGTGACAAGCAATTAGTTAAGACTGTTGCTTGGTACGACAATGAATACTCATTCACTTGCCAAATGGTTCGTACTTTATTGAAGTTTGCTACTCTTTAA
- a CDS encoding sugar-binding transcriptional regulator: MDTDLTLLQDLAPDILKIVRQRFLVLEQISLFAPVGRRVIAEKLGLSERNIRTETDLLKSLGLIEVKKYGMILTEKGNHVLKEAAPFIDRIFNASNLEKDLANKLGIERVIVVPGNSDRQERVFEQLSQQLESALDLLLPLGKNIITVLGGATISKAASHLSTKLSRYRDLLFVAGRGALGESVEIQSNTIAQVMASKTGGRHQGLYLPENIPAEALDILIKDAGIANAISNIYNSDAVIHGIGLADEMAKRRNLDVITRSKLREKGAVAESFGYFFDQQGRLIDQVPRVGLQLEDLGKIPHVFAIAAGAKKAAAIEAYMHHAPKQTWLITDEGASNMVLKGK, from the coding sequence ATGGACACGGACTTAACCTTGTTGCAAGATTTGGCTCCGGATATTCTTAAAATAGTTCGACAAAGATTTCTCGTTCTTGAGCAAATTTCTTTATTTGCCCCTGTGGGGCGAAGGGTAATAGCGGAGAAGTTAGGACTAAGCGAACGAAATATCCGTACAGAAACTGATCTTTTGAAAAGCTTAGGCCTAATAGAGGTTAAAAAATATGGAATGATTTTAACCGAAAAGGGAAATCATGTTTTGAAAGAAGCTGCCCCGTTTATTGACCGAATTTTTAATGCAAGTAATTTAGAAAAAGATCTTGCAAATAAATTGGGAATTGAACGAGTGATAGTGGTGCCAGGTAACAGTGATCGACAAGAACGTGTTTTTGAGCAATTAAGTCAACAACTTGAATCTGCTTTAGACTTGTTACTTCCTTTAGGAAAAAATATCATTACTGTTTTGGGCGGAGCAACAATTTCAAAGGCAGCTAGTCATCTTTCAACAAAATTGAGTCGTTATCGTGATTTGCTTTTTGTTGCTGGACGAGGAGCATTAGGCGAAAGTGTCGAAATTCAAAGTAATACAATTGCTCAAGTGATGGCCTCTAAAACTGGAGGTAGACATCAGGGATTGTATTTACCAGAGAATATACCTGCGGAAGCATTGGATATTTTAATTAAAGATGCCGGTATTGCGAATGCGATTTCAAACATATATAATAGTGATGCAGTCATTCATGGAATTGGTTTAGCAGATGAAATGGCCAAAAGGCGTAATTTAGATGTGATTACTCGTTCCAAACTTCGAGAGAAGGGTGCTGTGGCCGAAAGTTTTGGGTATTTCTTTGACCAGCAGGGAAGACTGATTGACCAAGTCCCAAGAGTTGGATTACAACTTGAAGATTTAGGTAAAATACCTCATGTATTTGCAATTGCAGCAGGAGCTAAAAAAGCAGCTGCAATTGAAGCTTACATGCATCATGCTCCTAAACAGACGTGGCTTATCACGGATGAGGGAGCTTCAAATATGGTTTTAAAGGGGAAGTAA
- a CDS encoding APC family permease, which produces MEAELKQNQAKKMLWPTLAMMAFSTVWGFGNIINGYGYFDGTHVIFSWIIMFALYFVPYALMVGELGSTFKKAEGGVSSWVNATMGPRWAYYAGWTYWAVHIVYISSKGTGGLRAMAWGIWGSIDKFDATPTLWIQLATLAIFLFFCWFASRGISFLKTLATIAGTSMFIMSILFIIMMFAAPTINPNSNFQTISWNWKNFLPNFNISYFTSLSILIFSVGGCEKISPYVFKVKDPAKNFPKSMILLAIMVIISAILGTFALAMMFDPRKVSGSSADLANYISNGPYWAFQNLGTYYHAGNLFLYLYAWCNVIGQFSTLVISIDAPLRMLLGSKEAHDFIPSSLLKKNRHGAYINGIWMIVILSGGLTLIQAVVPDATQVMEQLVKLNSTTMPLRYLWVFAAYIALRNDRNKFNSEYQMTKNQWLAKLSGYWCFFLTAACCIVGIYSPDPFTLFLNILTPIILLALGLILPLIKKRQDKKLI; this is translated from the coding sequence ATGGAAGCTGAACTAAAACAAAATCAGGCTAAAAAAATGCTTTGGCCTACATTAGCCATGATGGCTTTCTCCACCGTATGGGGTTTTGGAAATATTATTAATGGCTATGGTTACTTTGATGGAACTCATGTCATCTTTAGCTGGATTATAATGTTTGCCTTGTACTTTGTTCCTTATGCTTTAATGGTTGGGGAACTGGGATCAACTTTTAAAAAAGCTGAAGGTGGAGTCTCTTCATGGGTCAATGCAACAATGGGACCTCGTTGGGCTTATTATGCCGGCTGGACCTACTGGGCTGTTCATATCGTATATATCTCAAGTAAAGGAACTGGTGGACTAAGAGCTATGGCTTGGGGTATTTGGGGATCAATTGATAAATTTGATGCTACACCAACGCTTTGGATCCAATTAGCTACTTTAGCAATTTTCCTTTTCTTTTGTTGGTTTGCCAGTCGCGGAATTTCATTCCTAAAAACTTTAGCTACAATTGCTGGGACATCAATGTTTATTATGTCAATTTTATTTATCATCATGATGTTTGCAGCACCTACAATTAATCCTAATAGTAATTTTCAAACCATTTCTTGGAATTGGAAGAATTTCTTACCTAACTTTAATATCAGTTATTTCACTTCACTTTCTATTTTAATTTTCTCAGTTGGAGGCTGTGAAAAAATTTCACCTTACGTATTTAAAGTTAAAGATCCAGCTAAGAACTTTCCTAAGTCAATGATCCTACTAGCCATTATGGTTATAATTTCAGCGATTTTAGGTACTTTTGCCTTAGCGATGATGTTTGATCCAAGAAAGGTATCTGGCAGCAGCGCTGATCTAGCAAATTACATTTCTAATGGGCCATATTGGGCTTTCCAAAACTTGGGTACTTACTATCATGCAGGTAATCTTTTCCTCTATCTTTATGCTTGGTGTAATGTAATTGGTCAATTTTCAACTTTAGTTATTTCTATTGATGCACCTTTACGAATGCTTTTAGGTAGTAAAGAGGCTCATGATTTTATTCCATCAAGTCTATTAAAGAAAAATCGTCACGGTGCTTACATTAATGGGATTTGGATGATAGTCATTCTTTCGGGAGGATTAACGTTAATTCAAGCTGTTGTTCCAGACGCTACTCAAGTTATGGAGCAGCTAGTCAAATTGAATTCTACAACTATGCCGCTCCGCTACTTATGGGTGTTTGCAGCCTATATTGCTTTGCGCAATGATCGAAATAAGTTTAATTCCGAATACCAAATGACAAAAAATCAATGGTTAGCCAAATTAAGTGGTTACTGGTGTTTCTTCTTAACAGCAGCTTGCTGTATAGTTGGTATTTATTCACCAGATCCCTTCACTTTATTTTTAAATATTTTAACGCCAATTATTTTGCTTGCCTTGGGTTTAATCTTACCTCTGATTAAAAAGAGACAAGATAAAAAATTAATCTAA
- the clpP gene encoding ATP-dependent Clp endopeptidase proteolytic subunit ClpP — translation MLVPTVVEQTARGERAYDIYSRLLKDRIIMLSGEINDQMANSIIAQLLFLDAQDNTKDISLYINSPGGVITSGLAIMDTMNFIKSDVSTIAIGMAASMASILLTAGTKGKRFALPNSTVLIHQPLGGAQGQQTDIQIAAEEILKSRKKLNQILHETTGQPLDKILKDTERDNYLTAEEAKDYGLIDDILVNKEK, via the coding sequence ATGCTTGTACCTACAGTTGTCGAACAAACTGCGCGTGGTGAACGTGCTTACGACATTTATTCAAGACTTTTAAAAGATAGAATTATTATGTTGAGTGGCGAAATTAATGATCAAATGGCAAATTCTATCATTGCTCAACTTTTATTCTTAGATGCACAAGATAATACTAAAGACATTTCTTTATACATTAACTCCCCTGGTGGTGTAATTACTTCTGGCCTTGCAATTATGGATACTATGAACTTTATTAAGTCAGATGTATCAACTATTGCAATCGGAATGGCTGCTTCAATGGCATCTATTCTTTTAACTGCTGGAACCAAGGGCAAACGTTTTGCCTTACCAAACTCAACTGTTTTAATTCACCAACCATTAGGTGGTGCTCAAGGTCAACAAACCGATATTCAAATCGCAGCTGAAGAAATCTTAAAGAGTCGTAAGAAATTAAATCAAATCTTACATGAAACTACTGGTCAACCATTAGATAAGATTCTTAAAGACACAGAACGTGATAACTACCTTACTGCTGAAGAAGCTAAAGATTATGGTTTGATTGACGACATCTTAGTTAATAAAGAAAAATAA